A genomic window from Clostridium aceticum includes:
- the pdxA gene encoding 4-hydroxythreonine-4-phosphate dehydrogenase PdxA produces MTKNKPIIGITMGDPAGIGPEIILKSVKHNKVKDCNLVVIGNMDVMSKVKDLIKIEDVQLNKISQVSEGKFQEGVLDVLHMDNINIDELVPGKVQSMAGNAAFEYVVKAVELALNKEIVGIATAPLNKEAMKAAGHHFPGHTEILAHYTDTKNYAMLLYDESLKVIHVSTHVSLRKAIDTLHKDRVASVIEIANETLKKLGYDSPRIGVAGINPHAGEGGLFGDEEEQEIIPAIERKQKEGVQVEGPISPDTIFLRAKQGDYDIVVAMYHDQGHIPLKLIGFHSGVNVTAGLPIIRTSVDHGTAFEIAWKGIANEESMVQSIELAKILSTK; encoded by the coding sequence ATGACAAAAAATAAACCGATTATTGGTATTACCATGGGAGATCCTGCAGGTATAGGCCCTGAAATCATATTAAAGAGTGTGAAACATAATAAAGTGAAAGATTGTAATTTAGTGGTTATCGGTAATATGGATGTAATGAGCAAAGTAAAAGACCTGATTAAAATAGAAGATGTTCAACTAAATAAAATAAGCCAAGTTTCTGAAGGAAAGTTTCAAGAAGGTGTCCTCGATGTGCTTCATATGGATAATATCAATATAGATGAATTAGTTCCAGGAAAAGTACAATCTATGGCAGGTAATGCTGCTTTTGAATATGTGGTGAAGGCGGTGGAATTGGCTTTAAATAAAGAAATCGTTGGGATTGCCACAGCTCCTCTAAATAAAGAGGCAATGAAGGCAGCCGGTCACCACTTTCCAGGTCATACGGAAATATTGGCCCACTATACCGACACCAAAAACTATGCGATGCTTCTTTATGACGAATCATTAAAAGTAATTCATGTCTCCACCCATGTTTCTTTAAGAAAAGCCATTGACACTTTGCATAAAGATCGAGTAGCTTCTGTTATCGAGATTGCCAATGAAACTTTGAAAAAACTAGGTTACGATTCTCCACGAATTGGTGTAGCTGGCATCAATCCTCATGCTGGGGAAGGGGGCTTATTTGGAGATGAAGAAGAACAAGAAATCATACCTGCTATTGAAAGAAAACAAAAAGAAGGGGTGCAGGTGGAAGGACCTATCTCACCAGATACCATCTTTTTAAGAGCAAAACAAGGAGATTATGATATCGTAGTGGCTATGTACCATGACCAAGGACATATTCCCCTAAAATTGATAGGATTTCACAGTGGTGTAAACGTAACAGCAGGGCTTCCTATCATAAGAACATCAGTAGACCATGGTACTGCCTTTGAAATAGCATGGAAGGGTATAGCCAATGAGGAAAGCATGGTACAGTCTATTGAACTGGCTAAGATTTTGTCAACCAAGTAA
- the larA gene encoding nickel-dependent lactate racemase, giving the protein MTTIKLPYGKEHINVKIPEERLNAVLVSEMHEYKPELSQIEQVKKALENPIGTPRLKEMAKGKNKVVIIASDHTRPVPSKIIMPLMLEEIRKGNPDADITILISTGCHRETTKEELEAKFGSEIIANEKIYVHDCDDESMLVNIGVLPSGGLLIINKLAVEADLLVSEGFIEPHFFAGFSGGRKSVLPGVASRATVMYNHNAEFIDNEKARTGIIDGNPIQTDMLYAARAARLDFIVNVVINSEKEVIFAVAGDCDLAHKEGCKFLNDYCKVDSVPSDIVIVTNGGYPLDQNIYQAVKGMTAAEATVNEGGIIIMVAKSNDGHGGDHFHKTFKEEKDVSKMMDAFLATPSEKTIPDQWQSQIFARVLKNAKVIYVSEAPDEMVSDLHMIPAASVEEAIKLADKILAKEDAKITVIPDGVSVIVL; this is encoded by the coding sequence ATGACAACGATTAAATTGCCCTATGGAAAAGAACATATCAATGTTAAAATACCAGAAGAAAGACTGAATGCAGTTTTAGTATCTGAAATGCATGAGTACAAACCAGAACTAAGCCAAATAGAACAGGTGAAAAAGGCTCTTGAAAATCCCATAGGAACCCCAAGATTAAAGGAAATGGCTAAGGGAAAAAACAAGGTGGTTATCATAGCAAGTGACCACACAAGACCAGTACCAAGTAAGATCATCATGCCTTTGATGTTGGAGGAAATAAGAAAAGGTAATCCAGATGCTGATATTACAATATTAATATCCACTGGATGCCATAGGGAAACAACGAAAGAGGAACTAGAAGCTAAGTTTGGATCTGAAATCATAGCCAATGAAAAAATATATGTTCATGATTGTGATGATGAAAGTATGCTGGTGAATATAGGTGTACTTCCCTCTGGTGGACTATTAATTATTAACAAATTAGCAGTAGAGGCAGACCTTCTTGTTTCTGAAGGATTTATAGAACCCCATTTCTTCGCTGGTTTCTCTGGTGGAAGAAAAAGTGTGTTACCTGGAGTCGCCAGCAGAGCTACTGTTATGTATAATCATAATGCGGAATTTATAGACAATGAAAAAGCAAGAACTGGTATTATTGATGGAAACCCAATTCAAACAGATATGCTATATGCTGCAAGGGCGGCAAGATTAGACTTTATAGTAAATGTTGTTATCAACTCTGAAAAGGAAGTCATTTTTGCGGTGGCTGGTGACTGTGATTTAGCTCATAAGGAGGGTTGTAAGTTTTTAAATGATTACTGTAAGGTAGATAGTGTTCCTTCCGATATAGTAATCGTAACAAACGGAGGATACCCTTTAGATCAAAACATTTATCAGGCAGTCAAGGGAATGACAGCAGCTGAGGCCACGGTGAATGAAGGTGGTATCATTATCATGGTTGCAAAGTCCAATGATGGTCATGGTGGAGATCATTTTCATAAGACCTTCAAAGAAGAAAAAGATGTAAGCAAAATGATGGATGCATTTTTAGCCACACCAAGTGAGAAGACGATTCCAGATCAATGGCAATCTCAGATATTCGCACGAGTCCTTAAAAATGCAAAAGTTATTTATGTGTCGGAAGCTCCAGACGAGATGGTTTCTGATTTACATATGATCCCTGCTGCTTCTGTAGAAGAAGCTATAAAACTGGCAGATAAGATTTTAGCAAAGGAAGATGCAAAAATCACTGTTATTCCTGATGGTGTATCTGTCATCGTTCTTTAG